A portion of the Fibrobacterota bacterium genome contains these proteins:
- a CDS encoding oligosaccharide flippase family protein, protein MIKSFVKSSALYFAANALSKVMTFSLWIYLARILSMEEMGKWSLLNVTITVISFFMTLELVAGFNRFYLEFTSAEERRRFEVSFVNLLVLINLATGLALWAGKPLLDRLVFPMPPWLFGLLLAMPLTNTLSGAYLCKLRLDNRVFQVLAVTLLQALLYLTVTLIALRAGMEKLQAIFLGLLSQNIVPIVLQLASMRMRAFILDFKLLRPALTFSLYLLPSLFGAYLTMVSGKYLLGKLGDAASLGILEANGKLTMFLAMFMDPMYLATTPVIYRHYKEAGFGKRYAQLMGINGLALLALSLPIAAFSTELVRIIAGEQYAGHAGVVLMLLTVSLFSFLSRYLAINEHLAKKTQYDIIPELGSGILNIGLCFLLIPKYGVWGAAGAMTLAYALRFGIYLVFAERFFPSLFVGYRDSLLFVGGSLLLLGLNHFLSDAGVALKAALCLAEYAILLWIFLKRLGISPASAWELTQASLIGWRARHRNGA, encoded by the coding sequence ATGATCAAGTCGTTCGTGAAATCATCCGCCCTCTATTTCGCGGCCAACGCCTTGAGCAAGGTCATGACCTTTTCCCTTTGGATATACCTCGCGCGCATTCTCTCGATGGAGGAAATGGGGAAATGGTCCCTATTGAACGTGACTATCACGGTCATCTCCTTCTTCATGACGCTGGAGCTGGTGGCCGGTTTCAACCGGTTCTACCTGGAATTCACAAGCGCGGAAGAGCGGCGCCGTTTCGAAGTCTCTTTCGTAAACCTGCTGGTGCTCATCAACCTTGCTACCGGACTGGCGCTATGGGCGGGAAAACCCCTCTTGGACCGTCTCGTCTTCCCCATGCCCCCCTGGCTTTTCGGTTTGTTGCTGGCCATGCCGCTTACCAACACCCTTTCCGGGGCGTACCTTTGCAAGCTCCGGTTGGATAACCGCGTGTTCCAGGTCCTCGCGGTCACCTTGCTCCAGGCGCTCCTCTACCTGACCGTGACGCTAATCGCGTTGCGAGCGGGCATGGAAAAGCTGCAAGCCATATTCCTGGGATTGCTGTCGCAGAACATCGTGCCGATAGTCCTCCAATTGGCGAGCATGCGCATGCGCGCATTCATTCTCGATTTCAAGCTCCTGCGGCCGGCGCTTACCTTCTCCTTATACCTCCTTCCTTCCCTGTTCGGCGCCTACCTCACGATGGTTTCGGGGAAATACCTGCTAGGGAAGCTCGGCGATGCGGCTAGCCTCGGCATATTGGAGGCCAACGGGAAATTGACCATGTTCCTGGCGATGTTCATGGATCCCATGTACCTCGCAACCACCCCGGTCATCTACCGCCATTACAAAGAGGCCGGCTTCGGAAAGCGCTACGCACAGTTGATGGGGATCAACGGGCTGGCGCTGCTCGCCCTGTCCCTTCCGATCGCCGCCTTCAGCACGGAACTCGTACGGATAATCGCCGGGGAGCAATACGCCGGGCACGCGGGGGTCGTCCTCATGCTCTTAACGGTTTCGCTGTTCTCCTTCCTTTCCCGCTATCTCGCCATCAACGAGCATCTCGCGAAAAAGACGCAATACGACATCATCCCGGAACTCGGTTCTGGAATTCTCAACATCGGGCTCTGCTTCCTGTTGATCCCGAAGTACGGCGTTTGGGGCGCTGCCGGCGCCATGACCCTCGCTTATGCCCTTCGCTTCGGGATATATCTGGTGTTCGCGGAGCGCTTCTTCCCTTCCTTGTTCGTGGGTTACCGCGATTCGCTTCTGTTCGTGGGAGGCTCGCTCCTGTTGCTCGGCCTCAACCATTTCCTCAGCGATGCCGGCGTCGCCCTGAAGGCGGCTCTCTGCTTGGCCGAATACGCGATTTTGCTTTGGATCTTCCTGAAGAGATTGGGGATCTCGCCCGCCTCAGCTTGGGAA
- a CDS encoding GNAT family N-acetyltransferase, giving the protein MPRLDGLRVTPVDSDAGLLALAAEWREMESSAGNENLTASYDWLIAWWQAFGRRDDVDFGFDKRLLILRVESANGLAGIAPFVRVKRRRRFEAIECVEFLGQQWAGTSLDMLARPEMRERAAAEALRWVGENVSFHILNLRYLPASSPFLSLLPSFSHPYTACPSLRPEAFTGFEDYRDRTYSKSLKQNLRTAQNKLRQDGRALEFSFAPLGPEAMNEVARLSKSKLEDGKHSLYLDERKSGFISRLAGLGSQVLFVSLDGVKVAYRLNVEYRGAKFCLDASFDRTFPKYELGGFSVQENIRDSFERGLSLHCEGTGIDFYKAKFLKDALMIKTVVAKGNRWTSWAYARRETASARDTGREFQARWDKLYA; this is encoded by the coding sequence GTGCCTCGACTTGACGGTTTACGCGTAACGCCGGTGGACTCGGATGCCGGGCTCTTGGCCCTCGCGGCCGAATGGCGGGAGATGGAGTCGTCCGCCGGCAATGAAAATCTCACTGCTTCCTATGACTGGCTCATCGCATGGTGGCAAGCGTTCGGCCGGCGCGATGACGTGGATTTCGGCTTCGACAAACGGCTGCTCATATTGCGCGTGGAATCGGCGAACGGCCTCGCCGGAATAGCCCCCTTCGTCCGCGTGAAGCGCCGGCGGCGTTTCGAGGCCATCGAATGCGTGGAGTTCCTCGGCCAGCAATGGGCCGGGACTTCCCTGGATATGCTGGCCAGGCCGGAAATGCGGGAGCGGGCCGCCGCGGAAGCGCTTCGCTGGGTCGGCGAAAACGTATCCTTCCATATCCTTAACCTGCGATATCTCCCGGCGTCCAGCCCGTTCCTGTCCCTGCTTCCCTCCTTCTCGCATCCGTATACCGCGTGCCCCTCCTTGAGGCCGGAAGCATTCACCGGCTTCGAGGATTACCGTGATCGGACTTACTCCAAGAGCCTGAAGCAGAACCTGCGCACGGCCCAGAACAAGCTCCGCCAGGACGGCCGCGCCTTGGAATTCTCGTTCGCCCCGCTCGGGCCTGAGGCGATGAACGAGGTCGCGCGCTTGTCCAAATCAAAGCTCGAGGACGGCAAGCATTCCCTGTATTTGGATGAACGGAAATCGGGTTTCATTTCGCGACTGGCCGGATTGGGATCCCAGGTGCTTTTCGTTTCGCTGGACGGGGTTAAAGTGGCCTATCGTCTTAACGTGGAATATCGGGGCGCGAAATTCTGCCTGGACGCGTCCTTCGATCGCACTTTCCCTAAGTACGAACTGGGCGGTTTTTCCGTGCAGGAGAACATCCGGGACAGTTTCGAGCGCGGGCTCTCCCTCCACTGCGAGGGGACGGGAATCGATTTTTACAAAGCCAAGTTCCTCAAGGACGCCTTGATGATCAAGACGGTGGTGGCCAAAGGCAACCGATGGACGTCGTGGGCGTATGCGCGCCGCGAAACCGCTTCGGCCCGGGATACCGGAAGGGAGTTCCAGGCCCGCTGGGATAAGCTGTACGCATGA